One window from the genome of Gadus morhua chromosome 16, gadMor3.0, whole genome shotgun sequence encodes:
- the slc38a5b gene encoding sodium-coupled neutral amino acid transporter 5b, producing MELQKVSNGHEYETLDKGIQPEEEAFLPEKSDGFKKQQFTDFEGKTSFGMSAFNLSNAIMGSGILGLSYAMSNTGIVLFPILLTAIACLSSYSVHLLLQSAGVVGIRAYEQLGLRAFGQVGKIIAAVIITLHNIGAMSSYLFIVKFELPLVIQAFLGQTSSSEEWYMNGNYLIVIVSVLIILPLALMKHLGYLGYTSGFSLTCMVFFLSSVIYKRFNIPCPLEAFGNFSANATIPEDTCTAKLFTVNRETAYAIPILAFAFVCHPEVLPIYTELRNPTKRRMQGIANVSILGMFVMYLLTAIFGYLTFYVNTESELLHTYSKVDPLDTLILCVRVAVLVAVTLTVPVVLFPIRRALLQLLFPEKPFHWARHVAIAVCLLFCVNLLVILVPNIRDIFGIIGATTAPCLIFILPGLFYIRIVPIEQEPMSSRPKIQAACFTALGFVFMVMSLTFIGIDWMSGEKRSAGGH from the exons ATGGAGCTGCAGAAGGTGTCCAATGGACATGAATATGAAACATTGGACAAAGG aATACAACCAGAGGAGGAGGCCTTCCTTCCAGAGAAGAGCGATGGCTTTAAGAAACAGCAGTTCACCGAC TTTGAAGGCAAAACGTCGTTCGGCATGTCCGCCTTCAACCTGAGTAATGCCATCATGGGCAGCGGGATCCTGGGCCTGTCCTACGCTATGTCCAACACCGGCATCGTCCTCTTCCC GATCCTTCTGACCGCCATCGCCTGCCTGTCCAGCTACtccgtccacctcctcctgcagagTGCGGGTGTAGTGG GTATTCGTGCCTACGAGCAACTTGGTCTTCGTGCCTTCGGGCAAGTTGGGAAAATAATTGCGGCTGTCATCATAACCCTGCACAACATCGGAG CTATGTCCAGTTACCTTTTCATCGTGAAATTTGAACTTCCCCTGGTCATCCAGGCATTCCTTGGACAGACATCGAGCTCTGA ggAATGGTACATGAACGGGAACTACCTGATTGTCATCGTCAGTGTGTTAATCATCCTCCCGCTGGCTTTGATGAAACACCTCG GTTACCTGGGTTACACCAGTGGATTCTCCCTCACCTGTATggtcttcttcctctcctcg GTCATCTACAAGAGGTTTAACATCCCCTGCCCGCTGGAAGCTTTCGGTAACTTCTCCGCCAACGCCACCATCCCTGAGGACACCTGCACCGCCAAGCTGTTCACCGTCAACAGAGAG ACGGCGTATGCCATTCCCATCTTGGCGTTTGCCTTCGTGTGCCACCCTGAGGTGCTGCCCATTTACACCGAGCTACGCAA CCCTACCAAGAGGAGGATGCAGGGGATCGCCAACGTGTCCATCCTGGGCATGTTTGTGATGTACCTCCTCACTGCCATCTTCGGTTACCTCACCTTCTACG tcAACACGGAGTCGGAGCTCCTCCACACCTACAGTAAGGTGGACCCTCTGGACACGCTGATCCTGTGTGTGCGAGTGGCCGTCCTGGTGGCAGTCACCCTGACGGTGCCCGTGGTGCTGTTCCCT atCCGACGggccctgctccagctgctgTTCCCTGAGAAGCCGTTCCACTGGGCGCGTCACGTGGCCATCGCCGTGTGTCTCCTCTTCTGCGTCAACCTGCTGGTCATCCTGGTCCCCAACATCCGCGACATCTTCGGCATCATCG GAGCCACCACCGCCCCCTGTCTGATCTTCATCCTCCCAGGGCTCTTCTACATTCGCATCGTGCCCATAGAGCAGGAGCCCATGTCGTCCAGACCAAAGATCCAG GCTGCGTGCTTCACTGCGCTGGGCTTCGTCTTCATGGTCATGAGTCTGACGTTCATCGGGATCGACTGGATGTCTGGGGAGAAGCGGAGCGCCGGCGGCCATTAA
- the tpx2 gene encoding targeting protein for Xklp2 isoform X3 yields the protein MEQDHSWEYDAPSHVVDFKDLDGADTSDHWFEQRASGSEAQLATPLSSGQHFGGASKGNLPKAIVCPYVEAEVDPEPSADAAPPSNIITSWGPRQAPNRNAARGPAARTRTNPSAQPRRVSKRKEASAPAETSSAPVESTSAVVVPPVKKQKRSSAGRPAPRLSGSLRRSCRRPTAATSSPLPNSTEALELERIKTLQSEVAAHRRHNEASYKAALAGDHLPKRLVLSTTIPKEFHFSTDSRVRPSSSTASDQGNFQAQLRKHPSSPSKGPKGATVPRPFNLSAGSKRRAEDATTQPYVPIAEQIAAFQRRTPDRYHLRSRQMQGRGPSQVKGAHLKITQPHTPQLMTRQRSRPTLMKSHTELEDEEVERMQKFQFKALELNRKILEGALNPKKPAAKEPTRTQGFELQVEQRLQQRQAGRKPEEEEKPVVFHPRPLPTRLLAEVVGVPDKKVAHPTVPESPAFALKKRVRLEPKAEEVKPPSPLRAHPAPHFGLPFQPRLPEKSQVESCPFSFDVREQESRVLKEKKLEMLRNEEVPKFKAQPLPDFHEVNLPERKVLLSTKPEPFRLRVDERGGAKTDRWDKMVKEEQKRQVEATTFKARPNTVIHKEPFQPKKENRCAAEDTNHSAVPEGFQLSTERRAVERQEFERAAAEKEALRARMEEEQRRLEEVREVEEVARMRHEQVHKAQPVRKYKPVEVRKCDTALTVPQSPKFSDRFHL from the exons ATGGAGCAGGACCACAGCTGGGAATACGACGCCCCGTCGCACGTCGTGGACTTCAAGGATCTTGACGGAGCGGACACCTCCGACCACTGGTTCG AACAACGGGCCAGTGGGTCTGAGGCTCAGCTGGCAACTCCGCTCAGCAGCGGCCAGCACTTCGGTGGAGCCAGTAAAGGTAACCTTCCTAAAGCCATCGTCTGCCCCTATGTGGAAGCGGAAGTCGACCCAG AACCCAGCGCCGACGCCGCACCTCCGTCTAACATAATCACTTCCTGGGGTCCGAGACAAGCTCCCAATCGGAACGCAGCCCGTGGGCCCGCCGCCCGGACCCGGACCAATCCGTCTGCTCAGCCACGCAG GGTGTCTAAGAGGAAAGAGGCCAGCGCTCCAGCTGAAACCAGCAGCGCTCCAGTGGAGTCCACCAGCGCTGTGGTCGTTCCCcctgtgaaaaaacaaaaaag GAGCTCCGCGGGCCGCCCGGCTCCTAGGCTGAGCGGTAGCCTCCGTAGAAGCTGCCGGAGGCCGACGGCAGCCACCAGCAGCCCACT GCCCAACAGCACCGAGGCCCTCGAGCTGGAGCGCATCAAGACTCTGCAGAGTGAGGTGGCAGCGCACCGGCGCCACAACGAGGCCAGCTACAAGGCAGCGCTCGCTGGAG ATCACCTACCAAAGAGGCTGGTTCTGTCCACCACCATTCCCAAGGAGTTCCACTTCTCGACTGACTCGCGTGTCAGGCCCAGCTCCAGCACCGCTAGCGACCAAGGCAACTTCCAGGCCCAGCTCCGAAAACACCCGTCCTCTCCG TCCAAGGGGCCGAAGGGAGCCACGGTGCCCAGGCCCTTCAACCTCTCCGCGGGTAGCAAGCGCCGGGCGGAGGACGCCACCACCCAGCCCTACGTCCCCATCGCCGAGCAGATCGCCGCCTTCCAGAGACGCACCCCCGACCGCTACCACCTGCGCAGCCGCCAGATGCAAGGGAGAG GGCCGTCCCAAGTGAAGGGGGCGCATCTGAAGATCACCCAGCCCCACACCCCCCAGCTGATGACCCGCCAGCGCAGCAGGCCCACCCTGATGAAGAGCCACACCGAGCTGGAGGACGAAGAGGTCGAGAGGATGCAGAA gttccAGTTCAAGGCCCTGGAGCTGAACAGGAAGATCCTGGAGGGCGCGCTGAACCCCAAGAAGCCGGCGGCCAAGGAGCCCACGCGGACCCAGGGCTTCGAGCTGCAGGTGGagcagcggctgcagcagcGGCAGGCGGGCCGCAAgcccgaggaagaggagaagcccGTCGTGTTCCACCCCCGGCCGCTGCCCACACGCCTcctggcggaggtggtg GGAGTCCCAGATAAGAAGGTGGCCCACCCCACAGTCCCAGAGTCCCCCGCCTTCGCCCTGAAGAAGAGGGTCCGCTTGGAACCTAAAGCAGAGGAG gtgaaGCCCCCGTCTCCGCTCAGAGCCCATCCTGCGCCCCACTTCGGCCTCCCCTTCCAGCCGCGGCTGCCTGAGAAGAGCCAGGTGGAGTCGTGTCCCTTCTCCTTCGACGTGCGGGAGCAGGAGAGCAGGGTGCTGAAGGAGAAGAAGTTGGAGATGTTGAGAAACGAGGAG GTACCAAAGTTCAAGGCGCAGCCCCTGCCTGACTTCCACGAGGTGAACCTCCCTGAGAGGAAGGTTCTGCTCTCCACCAAGCCCGAGCCCTTCAGGCTGAGGGTGGACGAGAGGGGGGGCGCCAAGACGGACCGCTGGGACAAAATG gtgaaggaggagcagaagcgCCAGGTGGAGGCCACCACCTTCAAGGCCCGGCCCAACACGGTGATCCACAAGGAACCCTTCCAGCCCAAGAAGGAGAACCGCTGCGCTGCGG AGGACACTAACCATTCCGCAGTTCCAGAGGGCTTCCAGCTGTCTACGGAGCGCCGCGCCGTGGAGCGGCAGGAGTTTGAGCGCGCGGCCGCGGAGAAGGAGGCGCTCCGAGCCcgcatggaggaggagcagcggcggctggaggaggtgcgcgaggtggaggaggtggccagGATGCGCCACGAGCAG GTGCACAAGGCTCAGCCTGTCAGGAAATACAAACCGGTGGAGGTGAGGAAGTGCGACACTGCGCTCACCGTGCCGCAGTCTCCAAAGTTCTCTGACCGTTTCCACTTGTAG
- the tpx2 gene encoding targeting protein for Xklp2 isoform X1, with protein MEQDHSWEYDAPSHVVDFKDLDGADTSDHWFEQRASGSEAQLATPLSSGQHFGGASKGNLPKAIVCPYVEAEVDPEPSADAAPPSNIITSWGPRQAPNRNAARGPAARTRTNPSAQPRRVSKRKEASAPAETSSAPVESTSAVVVPPVKKQKSMLSTEFVRQQTLRRRSSAGRPAPRLSGSLRRSCRRPTAATSSPLPNSTEALELERIKTLQSEVAAHRRHNEASYKAALAGDHLPKRLVLSTTIPKEFHFSTDSRVRPSSSTASDQGNFQAQLRKHPSSPSKGPKGATVPRPFNLSAGSKRRAEDATTQPYVPIAEQIAAFQRRTPDRYHLRSRQMQGRGPSQVKGAHLKITQPHTPQLMTRQRSRPTLMKSHTELEDEEVERMQKFQFKALELNRKILEGALNPKKPAAKEPTRTQGFELQVEQRLQQRQAGRKPEEEEKPVVFHPRPLPTRLLAEVVGVPDKKVAHPTVPESPAFALKKRVRLEPKAEEVKPPSPLRAHPAPHFGLPFQPRLPEKSQVESCPFSFDVREQESRVLKEKKLEMLRNEEVPKFKAQPLPDFHEVNLPERKVLLSTKPEPFRLRVDERGGAKTDRWDKMVKEEQKRQVEATTFKARPNTVIHKEPFQPKKENRCAAEDTNHSAVPEGFQLSTERRAVERQEFERAAAEKEALRARMEEEQRRLEEVREVEEVARMRHEQVHKAQPVRKYKPVEVRKCDTALTVPQSPKFSDRFHL; from the exons ATGGAGCAGGACCACAGCTGGGAATACGACGCCCCGTCGCACGTCGTGGACTTCAAGGATCTTGACGGAGCGGACACCTCCGACCACTGGTTCG AACAACGGGCCAGTGGGTCTGAGGCTCAGCTGGCAACTCCGCTCAGCAGCGGCCAGCACTTCGGTGGAGCCAGTAAAGGTAACCTTCCTAAAGCCATCGTCTGCCCCTATGTGGAAGCGGAAGTCGACCCAG AACCCAGCGCCGACGCCGCACCTCCGTCTAACATAATCACTTCCTGGGGTCCGAGACAAGCTCCCAATCGGAACGCAGCCCGTGGGCCCGCCGCCCGGACCCGGACCAATCCGTCTGCTCAGCCACGCAG GGTGTCTAAGAGGAAAGAGGCCAGCGCTCCAGCTGAAACCAGCAGCGCTCCAGTGGAGTCCACCAGCGCTGTGGTCGTTCCCcctgtgaaaaaacaaaaaag CATGTTGTCCACTGAGTTTGTAAGGCAGCAGACTCTACGAAGAAG GAGCTCCGCGGGCCGCCCGGCTCCTAGGCTGAGCGGTAGCCTCCGTAGAAGCTGCCGGAGGCCGACGGCAGCCACCAGCAGCCCACT GCCCAACAGCACCGAGGCCCTCGAGCTGGAGCGCATCAAGACTCTGCAGAGTGAGGTGGCAGCGCACCGGCGCCACAACGAGGCCAGCTACAAGGCAGCGCTCGCTGGAG ATCACCTACCAAAGAGGCTGGTTCTGTCCACCACCATTCCCAAGGAGTTCCACTTCTCGACTGACTCGCGTGTCAGGCCCAGCTCCAGCACCGCTAGCGACCAAGGCAACTTCCAGGCCCAGCTCCGAAAACACCCGTCCTCTCCG TCCAAGGGGCCGAAGGGAGCCACGGTGCCCAGGCCCTTCAACCTCTCCGCGGGTAGCAAGCGCCGGGCGGAGGACGCCACCACCCAGCCCTACGTCCCCATCGCCGAGCAGATCGCCGCCTTCCAGAGACGCACCCCCGACCGCTACCACCTGCGCAGCCGCCAGATGCAAGGGAGAG GGCCGTCCCAAGTGAAGGGGGCGCATCTGAAGATCACCCAGCCCCACACCCCCCAGCTGATGACCCGCCAGCGCAGCAGGCCCACCCTGATGAAGAGCCACACCGAGCTGGAGGACGAAGAGGTCGAGAGGATGCAGAA gttccAGTTCAAGGCCCTGGAGCTGAACAGGAAGATCCTGGAGGGCGCGCTGAACCCCAAGAAGCCGGCGGCCAAGGAGCCCACGCGGACCCAGGGCTTCGAGCTGCAGGTGGagcagcggctgcagcagcGGCAGGCGGGCCGCAAgcccgaggaagaggagaagcccGTCGTGTTCCACCCCCGGCCGCTGCCCACACGCCTcctggcggaggtggtg GGAGTCCCAGATAAGAAGGTGGCCCACCCCACAGTCCCAGAGTCCCCCGCCTTCGCCCTGAAGAAGAGGGTCCGCTTGGAACCTAAAGCAGAGGAG gtgaaGCCCCCGTCTCCGCTCAGAGCCCATCCTGCGCCCCACTTCGGCCTCCCCTTCCAGCCGCGGCTGCCTGAGAAGAGCCAGGTGGAGTCGTGTCCCTTCTCCTTCGACGTGCGGGAGCAGGAGAGCAGGGTGCTGAAGGAGAAGAAGTTGGAGATGTTGAGAAACGAGGAG GTACCAAAGTTCAAGGCGCAGCCCCTGCCTGACTTCCACGAGGTGAACCTCCCTGAGAGGAAGGTTCTGCTCTCCACCAAGCCCGAGCCCTTCAGGCTGAGGGTGGACGAGAGGGGGGGCGCCAAGACGGACCGCTGGGACAAAATG gtgaaggaggagcagaagcgCCAGGTGGAGGCCACCACCTTCAAGGCCCGGCCCAACACGGTGATCCACAAGGAACCCTTCCAGCCCAAGAAGGAGAACCGCTGCGCTGCGG AGGACACTAACCATTCCGCAGTTCCAGAGGGCTTCCAGCTGTCTACGGAGCGCCGCGCCGTGGAGCGGCAGGAGTTTGAGCGCGCGGCCGCGGAGAAGGAGGCGCTCCGAGCCcgcatggaggaggagcagcggcggctggaggaggtgcgcgaggtggaggaggtggccagGATGCGCCACGAGCAG GTGCACAAGGCTCAGCCTGTCAGGAAATACAAACCGGTGGAGGTGAGGAAGTGCGACACTGCGCTCACCGTGCCGCAGTCTCCAAAGTTCTCTGACCGTTTCCACTTGTAG
- the tpx2 gene encoding targeting protein for Xklp2 isoform X2 translates to MEQDHSWEYDAPSHVVDFKDLDGADTSDHWFEQRASGSEAQLATPLSSGQHFGGASKGNLPKAIVCPYVEAEVDPEPSADAAPPSNIITSWGPRQAPNRNAARGPAARTRTNPSAQPRRVSKRKEASAPAETSSAPVESTSAVVVPPVKKQKSMLSTEFVRQQTLRRRSSAGRPAPRLSGSLRRSCRRPTAATSSPLPNSTEALELERIKTLQSEVAAHRRHNEASYKAALAGDHLPKRLVLSTTIPKEFHFSTDSRVRPSSSTASDQGNFQAQLRKHPSSPSKGPKGATVPRPFNLSAGSKRRAEDATTQPYVPIAEQIAAFQRRTPDRYHLRSRQMQGRGPSQVKGAHLKITQPHTPQLMTRQRSRPTLMKSHTELEDEEVERMQKFQFKALELNRKILEGALNPKKPAAKEPTRTQGFELQVEQRLQQRQAGRKPEEEEKPVVFHPRPLPTRLLAEVVGVPDKKVAHPTVPESPAFALKKRVRLEPKAEEVKPPSPLRAHPAPHFGLPFQPRLPEKSQVESCPFSFDVREQESRVLKEKKLEMLRNEEVPKFKAQPLPDFHEVNLPERKVLLSTKPEPFRLRVDERGGAKTDRWDKMVKEEQKRQVEATTFKARPNTVIHKEPFQPKKENRCAAVPEGFQLSTERRAVERQEFERAAAEKEALRARMEEEQRRLEEVREVEEVARMRHEQVHKAQPVRKYKPVEVRKCDTALTVPQSPKFSDRFHL, encoded by the exons ATGGAGCAGGACCACAGCTGGGAATACGACGCCCCGTCGCACGTCGTGGACTTCAAGGATCTTGACGGAGCGGACACCTCCGACCACTGGTTCG AACAACGGGCCAGTGGGTCTGAGGCTCAGCTGGCAACTCCGCTCAGCAGCGGCCAGCACTTCGGTGGAGCCAGTAAAGGTAACCTTCCTAAAGCCATCGTCTGCCCCTATGTGGAAGCGGAAGTCGACCCAG AACCCAGCGCCGACGCCGCACCTCCGTCTAACATAATCACTTCCTGGGGTCCGAGACAAGCTCCCAATCGGAACGCAGCCCGTGGGCCCGCCGCCCGGACCCGGACCAATCCGTCTGCTCAGCCACGCAG GGTGTCTAAGAGGAAAGAGGCCAGCGCTCCAGCTGAAACCAGCAGCGCTCCAGTGGAGTCCACCAGCGCTGTGGTCGTTCCCcctgtgaaaaaacaaaaaag CATGTTGTCCACTGAGTTTGTAAGGCAGCAGACTCTACGAAGAAG GAGCTCCGCGGGCCGCCCGGCTCCTAGGCTGAGCGGTAGCCTCCGTAGAAGCTGCCGGAGGCCGACGGCAGCCACCAGCAGCCCACT GCCCAACAGCACCGAGGCCCTCGAGCTGGAGCGCATCAAGACTCTGCAGAGTGAGGTGGCAGCGCACCGGCGCCACAACGAGGCCAGCTACAAGGCAGCGCTCGCTGGAG ATCACCTACCAAAGAGGCTGGTTCTGTCCACCACCATTCCCAAGGAGTTCCACTTCTCGACTGACTCGCGTGTCAGGCCCAGCTCCAGCACCGCTAGCGACCAAGGCAACTTCCAGGCCCAGCTCCGAAAACACCCGTCCTCTCCG TCCAAGGGGCCGAAGGGAGCCACGGTGCCCAGGCCCTTCAACCTCTCCGCGGGTAGCAAGCGCCGGGCGGAGGACGCCACCACCCAGCCCTACGTCCCCATCGCCGAGCAGATCGCCGCCTTCCAGAGACGCACCCCCGACCGCTACCACCTGCGCAGCCGCCAGATGCAAGGGAGAG GGCCGTCCCAAGTGAAGGGGGCGCATCTGAAGATCACCCAGCCCCACACCCCCCAGCTGATGACCCGCCAGCGCAGCAGGCCCACCCTGATGAAGAGCCACACCGAGCTGGAGGACGAAGAGGTCGAGAGGATGCAGAA gttccAGTTCAAGGCCCTGGAGCTGAACAGGAAGATCCTGGAGGGCGCGCTGAACCCCAAGAAGCCGGCGGCCAAGGAGCCCACGCGGACCCAGGGCTTCGAGCTGCAGGTGGagcagcggctgcagcagcGGCAGGCGGGCCGCAAgcccgaggaagaggagaagcccGTCGTGTTCCACCCCCGGCCGCTGCCCACACGCCTcctggcggaggtggtg GGAGTCCCAGATAAGAAGGTGGCCCACCCCACAGTCCCAGAGTCCCCCGCCTTCGCCCTGAAGAAGAGGGTCCGCTTGGAACCTAAAGCAGAGGAG gtgaaGCCCCCGTCTCCGCTCAGAGCCCATCCTGCGCCCCACTTCGGCCTCCCCTTCCAGCCGCGGCTGCCTGAGAAGAGCCAGGTGGAGTCGTGTCCCTTCTCCTTCGACGTGCGGGAGCAGGAGAGCAGGGTGCTGAAGGAGAAGAAGTTGGAGATGTTGAGAAACGAGGAG GTACCAAAGTTCAAGGCGCAGCCCCTGCCTGACTTCCACGAGGTGAACCTCCCTGAGAGGAAGGTTCTGCTCTCCACCAAGCCCGAGCCCTTCAGGCTGAGGGTGGACGAGAGGGGGGGCGCCAAGACGGACCGCTGGGACAAAATG gtgaaggaggagcagaagcgCCAGGTGGAGGCCACCACCTTCAAGGCCCGGCCCAACACGGTGATCCACAAGGAACCCTTCCAGCCCAAGAAGGAGAACCGCTGCGCTGCGG TTCCAGAGGGCTTCCAGCTGTCTACGGAGCGCCGCGCCGTGGAGCGGCAGGAGTTTGAGCGCGCGGCCGCGGAGAAGGAGGCGCTCCGAGCCcgcatggaggaggagcagcggcggctggaggaggtgcgcgaggtggaggaggtggccagGATGCGCCACGAGCAG GTGCACAAGGCTCAGCCTGTCAGGAAATACAAACCGGTGGAGGTGAGGAAGTGCGACACTGCGCTCACCGTGCCGCAGTCTCCAAAGTTCTCTGACCGTTTCCACTTGTAG